The following are from one region of the Paenibacillus sabinae T27 genome:
- a CDS encoding GerAB/ArcD/ProY family transporter — protein sequence MITTRLQPFHTFTIMFVFLLGTSLIFGTPRLVEDTWLVDLISLVPSCALLMFYTYLIVAGKSTDLYSLLYETWGRFLGRLLILGYTVYFLYIASRNIRDMIELIKTTLLANTPEELLILLFSFLIAYASSGGLPTIGRIAIPISSMVILFFVILAVLLGVSGSVDTERLLPLLSKGISPVLNATWNSTIWFPYGEIVVFLVFLNGLGEPRQFRKLGLASMICSCIVLTFSSLLQICTLGKENMRFSVFALLDAARQINIADFITRMDALVAFIIFFSVLLKCSIFLYAGTKGAAYVFKKSYTKFSLPCAILIGGYSILVTDNYAEHVEEGLKYVIFWLHIPMQLAIPVATLLLVWIRNLKGEEL from the coding sequence ATGATAACTACCCGCCTTCAACCCTTTCATACATTTACGATAATGTTCGTCTTTCTGCTCGGTACCTCGCTCATTTTCGGCACGCCCAGATTGGTTGAGGACACGTGGCTTGTCGACCTCATATCACTAGTTCCTTCATGCGCTTTGCTCATGTTTTATACGTATTTGATAGTGGCTGGGAAGAGCACCGACCTGTATTCGCTTCTATATGAGACTTGGGGCCGATTCCTGGGCCGGCTTCTTATTTTGGGTTATACCGTCTATTTTTTATATATTGCTTCCCGGAACATACGCGACATGATTGAGTTAATCAAGACAACGCTTCTCGCGAATACGCCCGAGGAGCTGCTCATTCTCCTCTTTAGTTTCCTCATTGCCTATGCTTCATCCGGCGGACTGCCAACGATTGGCCGAATAGCCATCCCGATTTCGAGCATGGTTATCCTTTTCTTTGTCATACTGGCCGTTCTTCTCGGGGTCAGCGGTTCAGTCGATACGGAACGCCTTCTCCCATTACTTTCCAAAGGAATCTCACCGGTCCTCAATGCTACATGGAACAGCACGATATGGTTCCCTTATGGGGAAATTGTCGTGTTTCTCGTCTTTTTGAATGGTCTGGGGGAACCGCGCCAATTTCGAAAGCTTGGATTAGCCTCGATGATTTGCAGTTGCATCGTGCTGACCTTCTCTAGCCTGCTGCAGATCTGTACACTCGGGAAGGAAAACATGAGATTCTCGGTCTTTGCATTATTGGACGCAGCCAGGCAAATCAATATTGCCGACTTTATTACGCGCATGGATGCGTTAGTGGCGTTCATTATCTTCTTTAGTGTCCTGTTAAAATGCTCGATCTTTTTGTACGCGGGCACTAAGGGGGCCGCGTATGTTTTCAAGAAAAGCTATACAAAGTTCTCGCTTCCATGTGCGATCCTTATAGGAGGCTATTCCATCTTGGTTACGGACAATTATGCCGAACATGTAGAGGAAGGTTTGAAATATGTCATCTTCTGGCTGCATATTCCGATGCAGCTGGCGATCCCGGTTGCCACTCTGCTTCTTGTTTGGATTCGTAATCTGAAAGGAGAAGAGCTATGA
- a CDS encoding phosphotransferase enzyme family protein, giving the protein MASSRILLQAAKSYEFNVETLVFLSNSTNEVYRFTKGDLSYILRLSQKPQEYVEKIRAEVDWVYYLVKNGLRASLPIQTRDNQLTAVYHDGDKCYIATAFYAAPGRFFDKNDEQYWGPKVFRNWGETMGRMHRLSKSYGASDVLVKRDCWSIKTINNPHLQRGSFNVLLEKLISMEKKIHLLPRDRDSSGLIHNDFHPYNFFIDDSEITVFDFDDSIYGWFSLDIAIAAAHAVWWGVQKDERVAKNEFAQLFLREFLMGYGKENHLSEYWIQTIPMFMEYRNICSFFWWLGEWDGNESRLTVEQRNAINYAVKLIESGLPFDGCDIQI; this is encoded by the coding sequence ATGGCAAGCTCGAGGATATTGCTTCAAGCAGCAAAATCTTATGAATTTAATGTAGAAACGTTGGTCTTCCTGAGCAACTCAACAAATGAAGTCTACCGGTTTACCAAGGGTGATCTGTCCTATATCTTACGGTTATCTCAGAAACCACAGGAATACGTAGAGAAGATAAGGGCTGAGGTGGATTGGGTTTATTATTTGGTGAAGAACGGTTTACGTGCATCATTACCAATCCAAACAAGAGATAATCAACTAACGGCAGTTTACCATGATGGAGATAAGTGTTATATTGCAACAGCTTTTTACGCGGCTCCAGGCCGCTTTTTTGATAAAAACGATGAACAATATTGGGGGCCAAAGGTATTCAGGAATTGGGGAGAAACCATGGGGAGAATGCATCGGCTATCGAAATCTTACGGAGCATCAGACGTTCTTGTGAAAAGAGACTGCTGGAGCATAAAGACCATCAATAACCCTCATCTGCAGCGCGGAAGTTTCAATGTACTCCTCGAAAAATTGATCTCTATGGAGAAGAAGATTCATTTACTCCCAAGGGATAGAGACTCGTCTGGACTGATTCATAATGATTTCCACCCTTATAATTTTTTTATTGACGACAGTGAAATAACCGTCTTTGATTTTGACGACAGTATCTATGGCTGGTTTTCATTAGACATTGCTATTGCTGCCGCTCATGCCGTCTGGTGGGGAGTGCAAAAAGATGAACGTGTAGCTAAAAATGAGTTTGCTCAACTGTTTTTACGTGAATTTTTAATGGGTTACGGTAAAGAAAATCATCTCTCCGAATACTGGATACAGACAATCCCCATGTTTATGGAGTATCGGAATATTTGTTCTTTCTTCTGGTGGTTAGGTGAATGGGATGGTAATGAGAGTCGTCTTACAGTGGAGCAACGGAATGCAATCAACTATGCGGTTAAACTTATTGAAAGTGGTCTGCCTTTTGATGGTTGCGATATTCAAATTTAG
- a CDS encoding acyltransferase family protein, with protein MPEVNQRDHYFDNVKFVLITFVVIGHVLEPLYSTSESAKALYNFIYFFHIPLFVFITGYFSKKSGKLSPYLVLYIIFETLYTLLDYYLNGRANLKFTFFLPYWITWYLLAVTLWKIALPYFTKLRYPILFASCLAVLAGYASTELGYNLSSLRAVNFFPFFLAGYYMKRKYFCYLFKWPVKMASAFIMILTLGLLFRYGQNLNCEWLWGSYSYSKLGSPEWYAGIYRVAIAAVSVILSLCVLSLIPTGRTRISEPGIRTMYPFLLHGFVFKIMDHQGIYRYINTWADQTLLILLAIVITFIFSMKWVEKLCRVLFSPNLSYLYKKKSSPLSRAQ; from the coding sequence ATGCCAGAGGTTAATCAACGCGACCATTATTTCGATAATGTGAAGTTTGTCTTGATTACGTTCGTGGTCATCGGCCATGTACTCGAACCCCTTTATTCAACAAGCGAGTCCGCGAAGGCCTTGTACAACTTCATTTACTTTTTTCATATCCCGCTTTTTGTTTTTATAACGGGTTACTTTTCCAAGAAATCGGGGAAGCTTAGCCCCTATCTCGTTCTGTACATCATTTTTGAAACGCTGTATACGCTCCTGGATTATTATCTGAACGGCCGGGCAAACCTGAAATTCACCTTCTTTCTGCCCTATTGGATAACCTGGTACCTGCTTGCGGTTACTTTATGGAAAATCGCCCTGCCGTATTTTACAAAATTAAGGTATCCGATCCTGTTTGCTAGCTGCCTTGCGGTATTGGCCGGCTACGCTTCAACGGAACTGGGGTATAATTTGTCATCGCTCCGGGCGGTCAACTTCTTTCCATTCTTCCTGGCAGGTTACTATATGAAGCGGAAATACTTCTGTTATTTATTTAAATGGCCGGTCAAAATGGCATCTGCGTTTATTATGATCCTCACACTGGGGCTTCTATTCCGCTATGGCCAGAACCTCAATTGCGAATGGCTTTGGGGCAGCTACAGCTACTCCAAACTGGGCAGCCCGGAATGGTATGCGGGGATATACAGGGTGGCTATAGCAGCAGTATCGGTCATTTTGTCACTTTGCGTTCTCTCCTTAATCCCAACAGGGCGGACACGGATCAGCGAGCCTGGCATTCGGACGATGTATCCCTTTTTGCTGCACGGTTTCGTATTTAAAATAATGGATCATCAAGGCATCTACCGGTATATCAACACATGGGCGGATCAAACGCTGTTGATTCTGCTTGCCATCGTCATAACCTTTATCTTTTCCATGAAGTGGGTCGAAAAACTCTGCCGGGTGCTTTTCAGCCCTAACTTATCTTATCTGTACAAAAAGAAAAGCTCGCCATTATCGCGGGCGCAGTGA
- a CDS encoding sigma-70 family RNA polymerase sigma factor, with protein MEEGTQVPELFQRLFREHYPGVARKLYALTGDYAAAEDLAQEVFLRLFRSPPDRLEAVGAWLHRVLTRVGYDYLRQRSSGKTLLEKETARVAAWSESAAPSGEAEVIREWEKDVVRRVLQKLSDRDRTALLLREEGYSYEEIAVRLEVKPKIVGTLLARAEARLKKKYGQEEEQYDGGRNEADRR; from the coding sequence ATGGAGGAAGGCACACAGGTACCCGAGCTGTTCCAGCGCTTGTTCCGGGAGCATTACCCCGGGGTGGCGCGGAAGCTCTATGCGTTGACCGGCGATTATGCGGCGGCGGAGGATTTGGCCCAAGAGGTGTTCCTGCGGCTCTTCCGGAGCCCTCCGGACCGGCTGGAGGCCGTCGGCGCCTGGCTGCACCGGGTGCTGACCCGGGTGGGCTACGATTATTTGAGACAACGGTCGTCTGGCAAGACGTTACTGGAAAAAGAAACCGCCCGCGTGGCGGCTTGGTCGGAAAGCGCCGCCCCTTCGGGAGAGGCGGAGGTCATCCGCGAGTGGGAAAAAGACGTGGTCCGCCGGGTGCTGCAGAAGCTCTCGGACCGGGACCGGACCGCCCTTCTGCTTCGGGAGGAAGGGTACAGCTACGAGGAGATTGCCGTCCGGCTGGAGGTCAAACCGAAGATTGTCGGCACGCTGCTGGCCCGGGCGGAGGCACGGCTGAAGAAGAAATACGGGCAGGAGGAGGAGCAGTACGATGGCGGACGGAACGAAGCGGACCGGCGGTGA
- a CDS encoding ABC transporter ATP-binding protein, with the protein MMMIDTAELTKTYNGRGGCRGITLQVPEGCIFGLLGPNGAGKSTFVKMLAGLHRPDSGRATVLGQPLGRPEARRKLGYLPELFRFQDWLTPAEVLRFHGQLGGLRPQETRAPSFRSRVRDTLELVGLSDAADRRVGGFSKGMQQRLGLAAALLLDPELVILDEPASALDPVGRYEIRSLLKRLRGRGVTIFLNTHLLEDVEELCDEAAFLYGGELLASGPLHKLLSGTGDSESSGANWRFRLGGWLPETWAELNGAVGGALSSKLRLVEADEDGNALLTARVSDREQAGYLCSQFIRSGLTLYESGPEPNSLEAWFLRMAGSRQGGDPQ; encoded by the coding sequence ATGATGATGATTGACACAGCAGAATTGACCAAGACCTACAACGGCCGCGGCGGCTGCCGCGGTATCACCCTGCAGGTACCGGAGGGCTGCATCTTCGGCCTGCTGGGACCCAACGGTGCCGGCAAAAGCACCTTCGTCAAAATGCTGGCCGGCCTCCACCGCCCCGACTCCGGGCGGGCCACCGTACTGGGACAGCCCCTGGGCCGACCGGAGGCACGGCGCAAGCTCGGGTATTTGCCCGAGCTGTTCCGCTTTCAGGATTGGCTGACCCCGGCGGAGGTGCTCCGCTTCCATGGTCAGCTGGGGGGGCTGCGCCCGCAGGAAACACGGGCGCCCTCCTTCCGCAGCCGGGTCCGGGACACCCTGGAGCTGGTCGGCCTCTCCGATGCCGCAGACCGCCGGGTCGGCGGCTTCTCCAAGGGAATGCAGCAGCGCCTCGGCCTGGCTGCCGCACTGCTCCTGGATCCCGAGCTGGTCATCCTGGACGAACCCGCTTCGGCCCTGGACCCCGTCGGCCGCTACGAGATCCGTAGCCTGCTGAAACGGCTCCGGGGCAGGGGCGTGACGATTTTCCTCAATACCCATCTGCTCGAGGATGTGGAGGAGCTGTGCGATGAAGCCGCCTTCCTGTACGGAGGCGAGCTGCTGGCGTCGGGACCGCTGCACAAGCTGCTCAGCGGCACCGGAGATAGCGAGAGCAGCGGTGCCAACTGGCGCTTCCGGCTCGGCGGCTGGCTCCCGGAGACTTGGGCGGAGCTGAACGGAGCGGTCGGCGGCGCCCTCTCCTCCAAATTGCGCCTGGTCGAGGCCGATGAAGACGGCAACGCTCTCCTGACCGCCCGCGTTTCGGACCGGGAACAGGCCGGCTACCTGTGCTCACAGTTCATCCGGAGCGGCCTGACGCTCTACGAATCCGGCCCCGAGCCGAACAGTCTGGAGGCCTGGTTCCTCCGGATGGCCGGGTCCCGCCAGGGAGGTGACCCGCAATGA
- a CDS encoding ABC transporter permease subunit, which produces MTMYISATFKELTRKRVFLVTLILTFIFLVLFAFGVRELTGMTGQNQVSPAERLMNSIVLMVLGLFFSQFLAAFFVLFSTMGTVTGEQENGLLLAVAARPIPRWKLYLAKWLGHAVWITVYSTALFVSVVWTIHIQAGFPILADEMLRGLGLFLWMPLLLLTITMLGSVYLPMLGNGIFSALLYGFALFSGLVEGVASYGGAHPALEKFFLLTGLLLPTDSVYRRSLFELMGGADWAGLAIADMGPFSISSVPSNAFLLYTVGYAAVLLFLGCRAFGRKDL; this is translated from the coding sequence ATGACCATGTATATTTCTGCCACCTTCAAGGAGCTCACCCGAAAGAGAGTGTTTCTGGTCACGCTAATTCTGACCTTCATCTTTCTGGTCCTGTTCGCCTTCGGGGTCCGGGAGCTGACCGGCATGACCGGACAGAACCAGGTCTCCCCCGCCGAACGGTTGATGAACAGCATAGTGCTGATGGTGCTGGGACTTTTTTTCTCGCAATTCCTGGCGGCCTTCTTCGTGCTCTTCTCAACCATGGGAACCGTCACGGGCGAGCAGGAGAACGGCCTGCTGCTGGCCGTCGCCGCCCGCCCCATCCCCCGCTGGAAGCTGTATCTAGCCAAATGGCTGGGCCACGCCGTCTGGATCACCGTATACAGCACAGCCCTGTTCGTTTCCGTGGTCTGGACCATCCACATCCAGGCCGGGTTTCCCATACTGGCGGATGAGATGCTACGAGGCTTAGGGCTATTCCTCTGGATGCCGCTCCTTCTCCTCACGATTACCATGCTGGGTTCGGTCTATCTGCCGATGCTGGGGAACGGCATCTTCTCCGCCCTGCTGTACGGATTTGCCCTCTTCAGCGGGCTGGTTGAAGGGGTAGCGAGCTATGGAGGGGCCCACCCCGCATTGGAAAAATTCTTCCTACTAACCGGGCTGCTCCTGCCCACGGACTCGGTCTACCGAAGAAGCCTCTTCGAGCTTATGGGGGGAGCTGATTGGGCCGGGTTGGCGATAGCTGACATGGGACCCTTTTCCATTTCGAGTGTTCCTTCGAATGCCTTCCTCCTGTATACGGTGGGGTATGCGGCGGTTCTGCTCTTTCTGGGGTGCCGGGCGTTCGGCCGGAAGGATCTGTAG